The Deltaproteobacteria bacterium genome includes the window AGGAGTACTTTTTTTTCTTGACAACTGTCAACCATATCAGCCTGTCGAACCATGAACGGAATCCGAAAAACGACTTTTTACGACACCATCAAGGTTTATTGCAGAATCTTCGTCTTCGGGAATCTTCGAATCCGCACTCCCTCCATAATGTATCTTTATTGAAAGTAGGCGTGTATATTCCGTTCTGCTTTAAACACCTGTCGCAGGCACGCCTTTCGAACTGGACTTGATCTGTATGGTCCGAGAATAACAAAGTCTGCCCCCGGGAGGTTCGGATAGTTGCCCATACCGCTATACAGCGCTTTGTCGATGGGTTAGAAGGTAACATTTCCATCGCCCCCCTACCACCCAAGCTACATGACTCCGGCTTTTACCATGACGGGACTTGCACCCGTTAGTGTATGCCGCCCTTCGCCGGGCACGCTCAAGATTAAAGACTTGATCCTCAATCTCCACTTATTCGTTTATAATTCCTTGACGACAGCCCAAAGTTGTTGTACAATTTACACATAATGTACATTTTGGAGGTATCGTCATGATTACTGTAACTACAGCCGAAGCCAGAAGAAAACTTGCAGAAATCGTCAACAAGGTTAAGTATGGGAAAGAGCCTGTTGTCTTAACCCGAAGGGGCAAGGAAATTGTCGCTCTTGTTTCCATGGAAGAACTTGAACTGCTACAGTACATTGAAGATCGCATTGATATTGAAGATGCCAGGAAAGCCCTTAAAGAGCCAGGTGAAAATATTCCGGCGGAAAAACTCTGGAAGGAGTTGGGGCTTTAATTCATGAAATATTCTGTTGAGTTCAGACCGTCCGTTCTGAAAAGCTTGAAGCGGCTTCCCAAAAAGGATTTGCGACGAATCAAGAAAAAGATAGATGACCTTTCAGAAAATCTGCCTGACCCTTCCATCACCAAAATGAAGGGAAACAACTCTTTCCACAGGATACGATCCGGCGATTATCGAATTATATATGAAATACATAATGATCGGCTATTCATCCTCGTTGTAAAGATCGGTCACCGGAAAGACGTTTATACAAAACTCCGATAAACTGCGTACCCTTTCGTGAAACGGCTTTGTCAATACCCCCCCCCTCGTGGCCGGGCTCTTCCCGGATTTCATTCATGCGCACGGAATAGGGACGGGTCTTCGCACGGAATAGGGACGGGTCTTTAATCTTGAATTTACTTCATCGTTCAGTATTCAATATTCTGTCCGACCCGCCCAACGGGATATCAAGATTAAAGACCTGGTACCAAATATCGGTACCAAATCTCCTCCCGGATCAACTGCCTTTTCAAATCCCCCCTATCCCCCCTTTCGCTAAAGGGGGGGAGCACAAGGTCGTGGGCTATCGTTTTGATCTTCGCCTTTTCCCCGTGCCTCCCCGCCTGCCTGTGCGTGTCCGCACCTGTCTGCGTGCGGGCCGCCCGCACAGGCAGGCGCAGACAGGTGTTCCCCGTGGTTCAGGTCACGATCGCTTTTCATCTTGATTTCCCCGACGCGGTCCCCTATGATGGGCCAAAATTTTCAAAAGGACCTGTATAATGCAAGTGATGGCGCTTCATTCCCCGAAACCGGTCTCTGAAAATCCGCTGGTTCCCGAGGAGGTGGACCTTCCCGAACCGGGCCCCGGCGAGATCCGGGTCAAGGTCTCCGTCTGCGGGATCTGCCATACCGATCTTCATACCGTGGAGGGGGACCTGCCTCTTCCCAGACTTCCACTGGTTCCCGGCCATCAGGTCGTGGGCGTGGTGGAGAAGTCCGGCAAAGGGGCAAAACGCTTTGCCGAGGGCGACCGGGTGGGACTGGCCTGGCTCCATTCCGCCTGCGGCGCCTGCTCTTTCTGCAGCACGGGGAGGGAAAACCTCTGCGAATCCGGCCGATTTACCGGGTACCACACCGACGGGGGATATGCCGAATATACCGTCATCCACGAAGATTTCGCCTACCGCCTTCCCGAGCGGTTCCCCGACGAGGCGGCGGCGCCGCTTCTCTGCGCCGGGATCATCGGCTACCGGGCGCTGCGACTGAGCGGGATCAAACCGGGGGAACGTCTCGGCCTCTACGGCTTCGGCGCCTCGGCCCATGTAACGATCCAGGTGGCCCGGCACCGGGGATGCGAGGTCTATGTCTTCAGCCGGGGGGAAAAGCACCTTAAACTTGCGGAAAAGCTCGGCGCCTGCTGGACGGGACGGGCGGAGGAGACTCCGCCTCACCTCCTCGACGCCTCCATCATCTTTGCCCCGGCCGGCGGGATCCTACCGGAGGCGTTGCGGGTCCTCGAAAAAGGAGGGACCCTTGCCCTGGCGGGGATCACCATGTCGGACATCCCCTCTCTCGACTATACAAAACATCTCTACTTTGAAAAGATGGTCCGCTCCGTAGCAAACAGCACCCGGCAGGACGGGGAGGAGCTTCTGAAAATCGCCGGCGAAATCCCGATCGAAACGGAAACGACCCTCTTCCCTCTCCGGGAGGCAAACCGGGCATTGCAACAATTAAAGGAAGGAAAAATCAACGGGGCCGGGGTGCTGAAGATTCTTCCGGATTAGTATTGCTATTTCCGGGTTTTTATTAGACAATATCTACAAGGCATTCAATCACTTCCGCTCGTATATTCATATTCTACAAAGGAACCCGTTATGCCGAACCGGTCGAGACAATTGTTCTGCAGAATTCCCGTACTGATCCTTGTTTTCGCCCTGTTCGCCTGCACCCACCTCCCCGCAAACCGGAAGCATACAGCGTCATCCCTCTCCCCGGCGAACACCTCTGCGGCAAAAACATCTCCGAAAAAGGAGGAATCCCCCCCTCCGGTGCCGGAGATGACCGACCAGCAGCGGATCGACAACGCCTTAGACGCCTACGAGGCATCCCAGGAAGACTGGGACCAGGGACTTTTCGATGATGCAATCAATCTGCTCGACCAGAGTTACGACCTGATCCTCGACATCCCCGCCGACCACGATCCCGACATCCTGCAACAGAAGGAGGACCTTCGACTCCTGATCTCCCGCCGGATTCTGGAGATCTACGCCTCCCGTTCCGGGGCAACCCTTGTCAACGGAGACGGAGCCATTCCCCTG containing:
- a CDS encoding type II toxin-antitoxin system RelE/ParE family toxin, which codes for MKYSVEFRPSVLKSLKRLPKKDLRRIKKKIDDLSENLPDPSITKMKGNNSFHRIRSGDYRIIYEIHNDRLFILVVKIGHRKDVYTKLR
- a CDS encoding zinc-dependent alcohol dehydrogenase family protein; protein product: MQVMALHSPKPVSENPLVPEEVDLPEPGPGEIRVKVSVCGICHTDLHTVEGDLPLPRLPLVPGHQVVGVVEKSGKGAKRFAEGDRVGLAWLHSACGACSFCSTGRENLCESGRFTGYHTDGGYAEYTVIHEDFAYRLPERFPDEAAAPLLCAGIIGYRALRLSGIKPGERLGLYGFGASAHVTIQVARHRGCEVYVFSRGEKHLKLAEKLGACWTGRAEETPPHLLDASIIFAPAGGILPEALRVLEKGGTLALAGITMSDIPSLDYTKHLYFEKMVRSVANSTRQDGEELLKIAGEIPIETETTLFPLREANRALQQLKEGKINGAGVLKILPD
- a CDS encoding type II toxin-antitoxin system Phd/YefM family antitoxin, whose protein sequence is MITVTTAEARRKLAEIVNKVKYGKEPVVLTRRGKEIVALVSMEELELLQYIEDRIDIEDARKALKEPGENIPAEKLWKELGL